A window from Mycobacterium botniense encodes these proteins:
- a CDS encoding alpha/beta hydrolase, whose product MRHVADAVPVLRSVQRRLIYFPSRSPVPAVGAVLGRGEDVTLDTEDGMRLGGWFIPAADCGPAVLVCNGNAGDRMMRAPLAAALARAGLSVLLFDYRGYAGNPGRPCEKGLAADARAARAFLDAHPHVDPLRIVYFGESLGAAVAVRLALESPPAALVLRSPFTSLADVGRLHYPWLPVSALLADRYPSIDRIQRVAAPVLVIAGERDNLVPAELSRRLYEKACEPKRFVMVAGADHNSPQLLDGTEMLDAVLRFLREQAVLRSGS is encoded by the coding sequence ATGCGCCATGTTGCCGACGCCGTCCCGGTGCTGAGGTCTGTGCAACGACGGCTGATCTACTTTCCGTCGCGTAGTCCGGTGCCCGCTGTCGGCGCGGTGCTGGGCCGCGGCGAGGACGTGACATTGGATACCGAGGACGGGATGCGGCTGGGCGGCTGGTTCATTCCTGCCGCAGACTGTGGGCCGGCGGTCTTGGTCTGCAACGGCAATGCCGGTGATCGCATGATGCGCGCCCCTCTGGCCGCTGCGCTGGCCCGCGCGGGTCTTTCGGTGCTGCTGTTCGACTACCGCGGCTACGCCGGTAACCCCGGCCGTCCCTGTGAGAAAGGGCTGGCCGCTGACGCGCGGGCAGCGCGGGCATTCTTGGACGCTCACCCGCATGTCGACCCGCTCCGCATCGTCTACTTCGGTGAGTCACTCGGCGCCGCCGTCGCGGTCCGGTTGGCGCTCGAATCGCCGCCGGCGGCGCTGGTGCTGCGCTCGCCGTTCACGTCGCTGGCCGACGTCGGCCGGCTGCATTACCCGTGGTTGCCGGTCTCAGCGCTGCTGGCCGACCGGTATCCGTCGATCGACCGGATCCAGCGGGTGGCTGCCCCTGTGTTGGTGATCGCCGGTGAGCGCGATAATCTGGTGCCCGCCGAGCTCAGCCGTCGACTCTACGAGAAAGCTTGTGAACCAAAGCGGTTCGTCATGGTAGCGGGTGCTGACCACAATAGCCCACAACTACTCGACGGCACCGAGATGCTCGACGCCGTGCTGCGGTTTTTGCGCGAGCAAGCAGTGCTGCGCTCCGG